The DNA region TCGATCTCGTCGGCGCTCACCGTCTCGGTGAGTAAATCGCCGATATCTGCGTGCTCGACCATCGAGTCGAGCATCTCGGGATTGCCGTTCGAGAGGACGTAGCAGTCGTACCCGGCGTCGGTGAGTCGTTCGAGTCCCTCCCGTACGTCGTCGAATACGTCGAGCTCGTGGTAGACCGACAGGATCTCGTCGCGCCGGTCGGCCGACACGTCGTAGCCGTGCGCCTCCAGCGCGTAGGTGAGCGCCCGGCGGTTCAGTTCGTAGAACGGCTCGTAGGCGTCGATCTCGTTTGCGACCATCGTGTACGTGAGCGACTGATTCCGCCAGAGTCGGGCGACCGCGGTGGTGTCGTCGCTCTCCTCGCTCTCTCCGCCGGTGACGGCCGCGAGTGCCCGTTCGGTCGCCTCCACGTCGACGACGGTGCTGTACGAGTCGAACGTGAGCGTCTCCACCCGGTCGGCGTCGAATGCCATGCGCTTCCACACGTGCGCGAGAGCATAAAGTTCGGAGTCGGAGCCCACTCGGTTTCAGGGATTAGCGCGCGGTCCATCCGCCGTCGACGGCGAGGCACGCGCCGGTCACGTAACTCGCGGCGTCGCTGGCGAGGAAGACGACCGGACCGGCCAGTTCCTCGGGGTCGGCGAAGCGGTCCAACGGCGTCCGGTCGAGTATCGAGTCTCTGAGCGTGTCGTTCTCGCGCACC from Haloprofundus halobius includes:
- a CDS encoding haloacid dehalogenase type II, yielding MAFDADRVETLTFDSYSTVVDVEATERALAAVTGGESEESDDTTAVARLWRNQSLTYTMVANEIDAYEPFYELNRRALTYALEAHGYDVSADRRDEILSVYHELDVFDDVREGLERLTDAGYDCYVLSNGNPEMLDSMVEHADIGDLLTETVSADEIERYKPAAELYELAADRADTPVENVAHTTAAWFDVEGAQHAGMQGVWADRKSLQWGGLAGAPDLTVTTFTELADALGA